DNA sequence from the Buchnera aphidicola str. Ua (Uroleucon ambrosiae) genome:
AATTAGGGAAAAAATCATTACAAAAAACAAAATATTTTAAGAATATCGAAATTATAAAAAAAATACATTCTTTAGGTTCTAATCAAATAGATATTTTTTATAAAGTTCAAGAACAGCCAACTGGTTCTATAAATTTTGGATTAGGCTATGGAATGGATAATGGAATTAGTTTTAATACCTCTTTATCTCAAGATAATTTATTTGGTTCTGGAAATTCTTTTAAAGCTAGTATTATAAAAAATAATAATCAAAAATATGCAGATATATCAATAATTTATCCTTATTTTATATCAAATATTAAAGATTTAAATACTAGATTTTTTTATAATGATTTTAAATATAATTTTAATAATTTTTCCTATCTTGTAAAAAAAACTTATGGATTAGAAAGCAGTTTAGGCATCATGATTAATAATTTTAATAACATAAATATTGGTTTGGGTTATACTCATAACGAAATAAATAATCAAGAAAAAACTATAGATACTTATAATATTAAATCTCAATCAATAGATTCGAATTTTTTAAAAGATAAAATAGTAAATAATTTTACTTTAAATTATTCTTGGATACATTCTGCTTTAGAATATTTTTACTTTCCTATTTCTGGAAATCAAATATATATGAGTGGAAAAAATACAATTCCAGGATCTGACAATAATTTTTACAAATTTATATTAGATAGCAAGCATTATTTCCAGCTGAATATGAACAAAGACTTTATTTTTTTTAGTCATGTTCATTTTGGAATAGGTAATATTTTAAATAAAGAAAAATTGCCTTTTTATGAAAATTTTTATGCTAATAGTGAAAATAATATTCGAGGATTTCGTATAAATACTATAGGCCCTAAAAAAATTCATAATATTGCTAATTTAAAAAATTGTATTGGACATATTAATAATAATAAATGTGAATCTATTGATTCTATTGGAGGTAATGCAACTTTCACCACTAATCTAGAAATTATTACTCCTATTCCATTTATAGATCATCAATATTCTAACTATTTTCGTACTTCTTTATTTTTAGATGTTGGTAATATTTGGGATATATCGTTATATAATGATAAAAAAATTGATATGTTTTCTTTAGAAAACAATATATTAAATAATATTCATTCATCAATTGGCGCATCATTACAATGGTTGTCTCCAATTGGTCCATTATTTTTTTCTTATTCTATTCCTATGCAACAGGATAATAATTATGAGTTAGAACCATTTCAGTTTCATTTTGGGCGAAATTGGTAATATTTAAAATAAACGTAATCTTTAAATGATGTTATTAAAGATCATTTAATAATAATTTTTAATAACACAATATTTTTTAATAAATCAATTTTAAATAGGTTAATATATTTGAATAGGAAATATGATATTTTAAATATTAATAAAATTTTTGAAATTTTACCTCATCGTTATCCTTTTTTACTTATTGATCGGATTGTGCATTTGGAAAATTTTAAATACTTAAAAGCAATTAAAAATTGCACTATTAATGAACCATATTTTCAAGGTCATTTTATAAAAGAACCAATTTTCCCTGGTGTGCTTATTATTGAGGCAATGGCTCAAGCATCAAGTATATTAATATATAAAAGTACAGGTCAATTAAATATTAATAAATTATATTATTTTGTCGGAATAGATAATGCCCGTTTTAAAAATATAGTTATTCCTGGAGATCAAATAATTATAGAAATAACTTTTTTGCAATCTAAAAGGAATATGTTTATTTTTAAAAATAAAGCTACAGTTAATAAAAATATAATTTGTAAATCTAAAATTATTTTTGCAAAAAAAATATAGTAATGTCAAAATTTCGGATGATATATGAATGAACCAAAATTTGTTCACTTAAATGTACATAGTGATTACTCTATTATTGATGGATTATCAAAACCTGAAGATTTAATTATAAAAGCATCAGATTTAAACATGGCATCTATTGCAATAACTGATTATAATAATTTATATGGTGTAATTAAATTTTATAAAACAGCTCATAAATTAGGTATTAAGCCTATTATAGGTGCGACAGTAAAATTTATTTCTAATTTAATCAATAATGAATTAACAACATTGACTATATTAGCATCAACTCAAGAAGGATATAAAAATTTAATTTTATTAATTTCTCGGGCATATCAAAAAGGATATATTAACAATAGTCATGTAACTATTGAAAAAAAATGGTTATCAGAATTGCATAAAGGATTAATATTACTTTCTGGAGGTTGTCAAGGTGAAATTGGAAAAATATTAATATATGGGAAATTAACATTAATATCTCATTGCATCTCTTTTTACCAAAAATATTTTCCTGATTCTTATTATTTGGAATTGTTACGAACTAATAGAGATAATGAAGAAAATTATTTAAATTTAGCAGTAGATTTATCTTTATCGACAGGTATTCCTGTTGTTGCTACTAATAATGTATGTTTTTTAAATAAAGAAGATTTTAACATTCATAAAATTAGAATTGCAATTAATGAAGGCGAAACATTGCAATGCTCAAAAATTCAGAATCATTATAGTAATGAACAGTTTTTAAAAACTCCACAAGAGATGTGTGATCTTTTTTTAGATGTGCCAGAAGCATTAATCAATAGTGTAGAAATTGCAAAACGCTGTAATGTTTTTATATATTCTGGAAAATATTTTTTACCCAAATTTTTTACTGGTAATATAAGTGTTGAAAATTATTTAGTAAAAAAATCATATGAAGGCCTTAAGAAACGTTTAAGTATTGTAAATGATAAAAAAAATATACAATATAAAGATATTTATATTCAATATAAAAAACGTTTAGATATGGAATTAAATGTCATTAATAAGATGGGTTTTCCAAGTTATTTTTTAATTGTTATGGAATTCGTAAAATGGGCAAAAGATAATAATATACCAGTAGGTCCAGGACGAGGTTCTGGTGCAGGTTCTCTTGTGGCTTATGTATTAAATATTACTGAAGTGGATCCACTATCTTTTGATCTTTTATTTGAAAGATTTTTAAATCCAGAACGAATTTCATTGCCTGATTTTGATATTGATTTTTGTATGGAAAAACGTGATAAAGTGATTGATCATGTTTCAGAAATATATGGTAGAAGTGCAGTAGCACAAATAATTACTTTTGGTACATTAACTGCTAAAGCTGTTATTCGAGATGTAGGTCGAGTGTTAGGTTATCCATATGGATTTATTAATAAATTATCTAAATTAATACCTTTAGATCCAGGAATTACTTTAAATGAAGTTTTTTCTCAGGGATCTGAATTATCTAATCTTTATAAAAATAATGAAGATGTAAAATATTTAATTGATTCTTCTAAAAAATTAGAAGGTATAAATAGAAATGTTGGTAAACATGCAGGAGGAGTAGTAATCTCGCCTACTAAAATTACTGATTTTTGTCCTTTATATTGCGATGAAAAAGGTAATAATCCAGTTACTCAATTTGATAAAAATGATATAGAACATATAGGATTAGTTAAATTTGATTTTTTAGGTTTACGTACATTAACTATTATTAATCATACTGTTCAAATGATTAATATTAAATTAAATTCAAATAAACAATCAATCATCAATATTGATTCTATTCCTCTTAACGACAATAAATGCTTCGATTTATTAAAAAAATCTGAAACAACTGGTATATTTCAATTAGAATCTGATGGAATGAAAGATTTAATTAAAAGATTACAACCTGATTGTTTTGAAGATATCATTGCATTAGTTGCTCTTTTTAGACCCGGACCTTTACAATCTGGTATGGTTGATAATTTCATTAATCGAAAACATGGTCGTGAAAAAATTTCATATCCTGATGAAAAATGGCAACATAAATTATTGAAGCCTATTTTAGAATCAACGTATGGTATTATATTATACCAAGAACAAGTCATGCAAATAGCTCAAGTATTAGCTGGTTATACATTAGGTAGTGCAGATATTTTAAGACGAGCAATGAGTAAAAAAAATTTGAAAGATATGTCAAAACAAAGAGTAATTTTTGAAGAAGGGTCTTATAAAAATGGTATTAGCAAAAAATTTTCAAGAAAAATTTTTGATATATTAGAAAAATTTGCAGGATATGGATTTAATAAATCTCATTCTGTGGCTTATGCTTTAGTATCATATCAAACTTTATGGTTAAAAACACATTATCCTGCTGAATTTATGGCAGCTGCTATGACATCAGATATGGATAATACAGAAAAAATTATTGTTCTAGTTAATGAATCTTTGAGCATGCAATTAAAGATTTTACCGCCAAATATCAATGTAAGCAATTATGAATTTTATGTTAATAATGACGGTCATATAGTATACGGTTTTGGTGCTATTAAGGGTATAGGAAAAAACTCAGCATGTGATATTGTTCGAGAACGCAAAAAAAATGGTTTTTTTCATGATTTTTTTGATTTTTGTATACGTATGGGTGCTAATAAAATCTCACGTCGTGTTTTAGAAAAATTAATCATGTCTGGAAGTTATGATTGCTTAAACAAAAATCGTAATTATTTATTAAAATCAATTGATGATGCTATTAAGGCATCAAAAGAATCTTTAAAAATAAAGTCTTTTAAGCAAGACAGTTTATTTGGCTTATTTAAAAATGAATTAGATCAAGTACAAAAAAATAATTGTATAAATATTCATGATTCTAAAAAAAATAATTTAAAAAATGAATATCAAGTATTAGGTTTATATCTCACAGGACATCCTATCCATCAATATCTCAAAGAATTAAAAAACTATATTAATAATTTAACATTATCTAAATTACAATTTATTGATAAAAATAAAATGATTTTAGTTGTTGGAATAATTGTTTCTATTAATATTAAGATTACTAAGAACAAAAATCGTGTCGCTATTATTATATTAGATGATAATACTAGTCGTTTAGAAGTAGTCATTTTTTCAAATTTATTAAATTCACGCGAATATCTTTTAAAGTTAAATAATATTTTATTTGTCAAAGGTATGTTAAACGTCAATTTAATATATAAAAATTTTAAAATGACAGCTTATAATATTATGAGCTTAGATGACATTAGAGAAATTAATATACATAAACTAACAATTATATTAAATCCAAAAAAAATAGATGATCTTTCTTTACAAAAGTTGTATATATTTTTAGATCAACAAAATAGAGGTAATGTTCCTGTATTTATTTTTTATAATACAAAACAAACATTTTTAAATATAAAATTAAACAAAAAATGGTTAATAAAAATAACTGATAGTTTTTTAAATCAGCTAAAATTAATTCCAGGTTATGAAAAAGTCAAATTAGATTATCATAAAAATCATTTTCTTTAAAATATCTTAATTAATTTAATATATTTTTTATGATTGCATTATTTTTTGATAAATATAGTTAATTATATCTTTCAGATTTATTAAAATATTTTTTTTATGTTTTCTTTCAGAATATTCTACATTATTGTTTTTAATTAAATTTTCACTAATGATAATTCGGTGTGGAATACCAATCAAATCCATATCATGAAACATAACACCTGGTCGTATATTTCGATCATCTAATATAATATCTATTCCTATTTTTTTAAAATCTTGATATAAAATATGTGATATTTCTTGAATTTTATTAGATTGATGCATATTTATGGGTAAAATTACAACTTCAAAAGGCGCAATAATACTAGGCCAAATAATACCATGATTATCATGATTTTGTTCAATAATTGCTGCTGTAATACGATTAATTCCAATGCCATAACATCCCATATAAGTATTTATTTTTTTGCTATTTTTTGTTGTCACAAATGATTGTATTTTTTTAGAATATTTTTGACCAATTTGAAATATATGTCCAATTTCAATACTTTTTTTAATGTTTAAATATCCTGAACCATCAGGACTTAAATCATCTTCTGTTACTTTTCTTATATCTTTAATTGTAGGCATAGGTAAATCAATATGCCAATTGACATTAACAAAAAAATAATTATTATTATTTGCACCAATAGTAAAATTTTTCATTTTACAAACAGAAATATCAGCAATAATAGGAAATTTTAAACCTAATGGTCCTAAAAATTTTTTTTTCAATCCTGTTAATAAAAAAATTTCTTTTTCATCAAGTAAAATAATTGGTTTATCTGATGTATGAATTTTTTCTATTTTAAATAAATTTAATTCATGATCACCTCGTATTAATAATGCAATAATTGATTGAATATTCTGATTTTGTATACGAATTAAAACTGTTTTTATTTGATTTTTTAATGGAATATTAATTTTTTTAGAAAAAATTATAGATTTTTTATTTTTAATATTTTTTATATCAACTTGATATTGATTAGGATTTTTGAAAAAATTAATGGTATCTAAAGATTGAGCCATATTTATATTAGAAGAATATGATTTATTTTTAGAAAATACTATTTCATCTTCTCCATTTTTAGAAAATGCTTGAAATTCATGAGAGATATTTCCTCCCATAGAACCAGAATCAGCTTTGACGACACAAAAATCTAAATTCATTTTTTTAAAAATATTTATATAAGCGATATAAAATTTATTATAAGTATTTTCTAAACAAGACTGATCACAATGAAAAGAATACGCATCTTTCATGTTAAATTCACGTGTTCTAATGATTCCAAAACGTGGTCGTATTTCATCTCTAAATTTATTTTGTATCTGATATATAATTAATGGAAGTTCTTTATATGAATTAATTTCAGAACCGATAAAATATGTGATCATTTCTTCATTAGTAGGTCCTAAAATGAATTGATTTTTATGACGATCAGAGAATTTTAATAATTCTTCTCCAAATAAATTTAATCTTCCACTATTTTCCCATAAATTTTTAGATTGCATAATCGGCATTGATATTTCTAATGCATTAATTTTTTTCATTTCTTTTTTAATAATTTTTTTAATTTTATTTAGTACCCTAATTCCTGTCGGTAACCATATGTATACACCTGAAGATGTTTTTCGAATCATTCCGCTTCTTAACATTAATTGATGACTAATAATTTTTGCATCATATGGTGTATCTTTTAAAGTGAATAATAAATATTGACTAGTAAGCATTGATTTAGTTCTCAAAATAATATTTTTATTATGAAAAATGAATATATTATACAATAATTTTTATTTCATATAAAAAAATATTTTTTTGCTTATACAATTTATATATACAATATATATATTTAATTTATTTAATAAATTTAATGAAGTGTTATTTGTATAATTATCTGATATTTTTAATAAAATTTACTTGTTTTTTTTTCATACAGAGGTTTAATAAAATTTTTATATATTTAAATAGGTTAAAATATTAAAAAATGAATCATAGTACAAATGAAGACAAAACAGAAAATCCCACCGAACATCATATTAAGAAATTTCAAAAAAAAGGAAAAACAAAATATTCTAGAGAATTAAATTCTTTTTTAATTATATCAGTTGGATGTATAAATATATGGTGGTGTAAAGATGATATTGTTTTGAATTTAAGTAAAATTATTTTAAAGAGTTTTTATTTTAATAGAAATATCTTATTAAATAATAATAACTTATTAGAAATATTAATATTATTAAAAAATATGTTCTTTGCTCTATTTCCATTTTTCATTTCTTTACTTATAGTTATTATTATACCTCCGATTGTATTTAGTGGGATTAAATTTAATTTCAGATTATTAAAATTTGATTTTATAAAATTAAATCCATTTAATGGCTTAAAAAACATATTTTCTTTTCAAATATTTATAGAATTTTATAAGATTATATTAAAAATTATTTTAGTTAGCATTATATCTTTTTGGTATTTATGGTTTTCTTTTTCTAAAATATTATTTTTAATTTATCAAAATTATTTATCTGCGTTACTAAATGGTTTTAATATAATAGCTACTTGTTGTTTTTTAGTTATACTAGGCTTAATGCCTATAGTTCTTTTTGATATTTTTTGGCAGCAATTTAGTTATTATAAAAAATTAAAAATGACTCGTCAGGAAATAAAAGAGGAATCAAAAGAGCAAGATGGACATCCAAATATTAAAATGCGTATTCGTCGAGAAATGAAGGCTACTGTACGAAGAAGAATGATGTCAGATATTCCTAAAGCAGATGTCATTATCACTAATCCTATACATTATTCTGTAGCGCTTAAATATGATGCAGAAAAAATGGATGCTCCTAAAGTAATAGCAAAAGGAATAGGTAAAATGGCTATAAAAATAAAAATGTTAGCTATTAAACATAATGTTGCTGTGATTTCTTCACCGTTATTAGCACGAGCATTATATCGTTATTCTGAAATAGGACAATATATCCCTGGTGCATTTTATAAAGTTGTTGCAGAAATTTTAGCATGGGTTTGGAAGGTTCGACAATGGAAAAAAGAAGGTGGTGTTTTTCCTGAAAAACCTAATAATTTATCGATTCCATCAGAATTTCATGTTAAAGGAGAACATAAAAATAATGATTAATTTTGCTTCTTTTTTTCGTGTTTTGAAAAGTATAAAAACTATTCAATGGCAAATACTTTCAGGTCCAATATTGATTTTGATGATTTTATCAATGATGGTTTTGCCTTTAGCTCCTTTTGTTTTAGATATTTTTTTTACTTTTAATATTGCTTTATCTATCATTATTTTACTTGTTTCTATGTTTACTCGTAAAACATTAGATTTTACTGCATTTCCAACAATTTTATTGTTTTCTACATTATTACGTTTAGCTTTAAATGTTGCTTCTACTCGTATTATTTTTTTACAAGGTCATCAAGGAGCTAATTCAGCAGGAAGAGTAATTGAATCATTTGGTCATTTTTTAGTAGGTGGAAATTTTGCTATTGGAATAGTAGTATTTGTAATTTTGGTTATTATTAATTTTATTGTTATTACTAAAGGAGCCAGTCGTATAGCTGAAGTTGGTGCACGATTTATATTAGATGCTATGCCAGGTAAACAAATGGCAATTGATGCTGATTTAAACGCAGGTTTAATTGGTGAAGAACAAGCTAAAAAACGTCGCATTAAAATAACACAAGAAGCGGATTTTTATGGTTCTATGGACGGTGCTAGTAAATTTGTACGTGGAGATGCAATTGCTGGTATTTTAATTATGGTTATTAATATATTTGGAGGATTAATAATTGGTTTAATACAACATGATATGCTATTAAATAAAGCTGTAGAAGTTTATACATTACTAACTATTGGTGATGGTTTAGTTGCACAAATCCCAGCATTAGTTATTTCTACTGCAGCTGGTGTAATAGTGACACGTGTTAGTAGTAATCAAAATGTTGGGGAACAAATGGTTAGTCAATTATTTTATAATCCTCAAGTTATTTTATTAAGTGCAATGGTTTTAGGTATTCTTGGTTTAGTACCTGGTATGCCTAATATTATATTTTTAGTATTTACAATTTTATTATTAATTCTTTCTTGGTGGTTATATGAAAAACAATATAGTTTAGAAAATAATTTTTTAAGCTCTAATAAAAAATATAAATTAGTACATAATTCTATTTCAGAAGCATCATGGAATGATGTAAAATTAGAAGATCCAATTAGAATAGAAATAGGTTATAAACTCACACCAATGATTGACGAAAATAAAACAAGTAATTTATTAGATAAGATTCGTATAGTACGCAAAAAAATTGCTCAAGAAATTGGATTTTTACCACCATTAGTGCATATTAAAAACAATATGAATTTATCAGGAAATATTTATCGTATATTTATTAAAGGTGTGGAAGTAGGAAAAGGTGAATGTTTTTGTAATCTTTATATGGCTATTAGTTCAGGAAGAGAAACGGAATCTTTACCTTTTAAAAAAGTATACAATACTGATTTTGGTTTATCTGGTTATTGGATTAATGAAGAATTTAAAAATGAAGCACAAAAAAAAGGTTATTCTATTATAGAATCGAGCATGTTAATTTCTACACATTTAAATTTTTTAATTTCTCATCATATTGATGAATTATTTGGTCGTCAAGAAGCTCAACAATTATTAGATTATGTTACTGCAGAAATGCCTAAATTAACTGAAAATTTGATTCCTAATGTAATTAATCTAACTACTTTACATAAAGTACTAAAAAACTTATTATTAGAAAATATTCCAATACGTGATATGAGAACTATTTTAGAAACATTATCAGAATATGCAGATGTTCAAAAAAATCCCAATGAATTAACTAGTCTTGTTCGAATAGCATTAAGAAAAATTATTGTACAAAAATTATTTAACAAAAAAAACATTATTGAAGTAATAGGATTAGAATTTAATTTAGAACAATTATTACTAAATAGTATTAAATCAGGTTCAAATAATCTTGAACCGACTTTATCTCAAAATTTACTTATGAAAACTAAGCAAACTATAAAAAAACAATTATTAATAGACTCGCCTCTTGTATTGTTAGTTAGTCATCCCTTACGAGATTTTTTATCAAATTTTTTTCGCAACAGTTTTCCAGAATTAACTGTTTTATCTCAATTTGAGATAACTGATGTTAAACAAATAAAAATAACTAATATCATTGGTTCTGAATAAACAATATAGCTAATTATATTTTTAATTTTTCATACAGATGGTGTGGTAGTAAGTAGTGCATATTTAGTACTACATTATTCCCTCACCTTACTGTTTTGAATCAATATAAAAATTACTCTTATATTAATATTACATTTTTTTAACTATTTTAATACCAAGTATATTCAATCCTTTTTTTAATGTTTTTGCTGTTAAAATAGATAATTTTAATCTACTTTTATAAGTATTTATTTTTTTTGAAAAAAGTATAGAACAGTTTTCATAAAAATGAGAAAAATTTGTTGCAAGTTGATAAAGATATTTACATAAAATATGAGGAGTACCTTTTTGAGAAATTAACAGTATTATTTCTTCAAATTCTAATATTTTTATTGCTAAAGTTATTTCGATTTCTTTTTTTAAAATAATTTTTTCTTTTAATTGATGTATAGGAATAATAGATTTTTTTATAATAGAAGAAATTCTTGTATAAGCATATTGTATATATGGTGCTGTATTACCTTCAAAACTTAACATTTCATCCCAATTAAATACATAATTAGTATTTCTATTTTTAGATAAATCAGAATATTTTACTGCGCTGATACCAATGATTTCAGCAAGTGAAATTAATTTTTTTTTAGGTAAATGAGGTTTTTTCTTTTTAATTAAATTTATTGCTCTATCTATAGCTTCATCTAACAATGCTTTAAGTTTTATATTATTTCCATCACGAGTTTTAAATGGACGTTTGTTTTTTGATAACATCATTCCAAAAATATGATGTTCTAACAATAAATGCGAAGGTATATAATTAGCTTTTTTTGCAATAGTCCATGCTTGTATTAAATGTTGACTTTGACGAGAATCGGTATAATATATAATACGATCAGCACATAATTTTTCGTATCTATATTTCAAACAAGCAATCTCAATAGTAGAATATAAAAATCCTGTGTCTTGTTTTTGAATCACAACACCCATGGCTTGACCTAATCTATTTTTAAATTCTTTTAAAAAAACTATAGTAACTCCATTTTTTTGTACGGCTATTTTTTTATTTTTAAGATCTGTAATCAAGTCAGGAAGCATTGTATTATAAAAACTTTCTCCTATTGTATGAATCTTTTTTAAAGTAACGTTTAGTCTGTTGTATATCTTATAGTTTTCAAGCATAGTAATTGATACTAATTTTTTCCAAATAGAATAACAATATTGATCTCCATTTTGTAATTTCACTACATATTTTCTAGATTTTTCTGCAAATTTTTTATCAATATCATATTTTTTTTTTGCCTTACAATAATAAGATTCTAATTCTTTAAGAGATAAATTATAATTTTTTAGTACATTTATTTTTTCTAAGTATGCAATTAACATTCCAAATTGTGTTCCCCAATCTCCAATATGATTGGCTCTAATTACATTATGTCCTAAAAAATTTAATGCTCTTACTGTCACATCTCCAATAATTGTAGATCTTAAATGCCCAACATGCATTTCTTTTGCAATATTTGGGGAAGAGTAGTCTATTATAATATTTTTTGAAACTACACGATTAATACCAAGTCGAGATGAAGTAAAAATTGTTTCTAATTGATCAGAAATCCAATGGTTACAAAAAAATATATTAATAAAACCTGGTTGAGAAAATGTAATTTTTTTATAAATATTTTTTTTTTTAATATGTAATATAATTTTTTTAGCTAATTCATAGACATCTAATTTTAATATATTAGCTATTTTTATCAGATTGTTAACTTGATAATGACCTAGTTTTGTTTTTTTACTTGATACAATAATCGGTTTACAGAAATTTTTATAACCGATATCAATTAAAGTGTGTTCAATATCTTTTTTAATTAGGTATGTTATATTCATTTTAAGAACCTTGTATTTTAATATGCAATTGTATTGTAAATATTTTATACGTTAAAACATTAAGATATATTTTTTTTATATATTAATTAAAATTTATTAGAAATATTAATTTTTAGATGAGATATATAATATTATTAGTTTCTTTTATTAAACATTATTAATTTTTTAAAAAAGTATTATTTAATTTTATACTAATAAAAAAAAAAATTATAAAAAAAATAAAAATTAAAAATTTTTTATAAAAGAGTTGACAAGATAATAAAAAAAATGTAATCTCTTAATCTAAAGTTTCAAAAAAACAAAAATATCAACAACGCTCTTTAAAAATATATTAAATAATCTGTGTGGGCACAGACAATTAAGTACAAAATTTATTTTTTGTTATTTAAAATTTCTTAAAGATTTCTCTTTAAGAAAAGCTTTTCAATTGAAGAGTTTGATCATGGCTCAGATTGAACGCTGGCGGCAAGCCTAACACATGCAAGTCGAGCGGCAGCGAGAGAAAGTTTTTTTTCTTTCTTGGCGGCGAGCGGCAAACGGGTGAGTAATATCTGGGGATCTACCCAAAAGAGGGGGATAACTACTAGAAATGGTAGCTAATACCGCATAATGTTGTAAAACTAAAGTAGGGGACCTATTTTTAGGCCTTATGCTTTTGGATGAACCCAGACGAGATTAGCTTGTTGG
Encoded proteins:
- the bamA gene encoding outer membrane protein assembly factor BamA yields the protein MFIKKFFITFLVLFSISSHAKNIGVINNIQFKGLQHVSQTEVSKSIMWDIGKVISEYDIQKSIKSLFATEKFKDIKVVYSKKNIIFYVKEKPIISNVIVTGNNIIKSSILNSYLKKLNIQKGSMFDPIFINIFVKTIEDFYYDLGRFQSNIQIFKQLSQDNTVNLKILFNEGVTKKINSIKIVGAKHFSQEKIISLFKSKNYSIWCNFFKTCFYSPKQLNQDVQMLNNFYFNHGYVSFHINDKKINFIKDKNQVDITINISEGEKYRISKIFINGNFSPYQGFIKKLIKIHANELYNQEKINSIIDDITKLLSENGYIDAFVRVTPKINHQTKTIVLNFLINIKKRFFVHRIHFIGNKITQDKVLRREIKQMEGKYINTNLIELGKKSLQKTKYFKNIEIIKKIHSLGSNQIDIFYKVQEQPTGSINFGLGYGMDNGISFNTSLSQDNLFGSGNSFKASIIKNNNQKYADISIIYPYFISNIKDLNTRFFYNDFKYNFNNFSYLVKKTYGLESSLGIMINNFNNINIGLGYTHNEINNQEKTIDTYNIKSQSIDSNFLKDKIVNNFTLNYSWIHSALEYFYFPISGNQIYMSGKNTIPGSDNNFYKFILDSKHYFQLNMNKDFIFFSHVHFGIGNILNKEKLPFYENFYANSENNIRGFRINTIGPKKIHNIANLKNCIGHINNNKCESIDSIGGNATFTTNLEIITPIPFIDHQYSNYFRTSLFLDVGNIWDISLYNDKKIDMFSLENNILNNIHSSIGASLQWLSPIGPLFFSYSIPMQQDNNYELEPFQFHFGRNW
- the fabZ gene encoding 3-hydroxyacyl-ACP dehydratase FabZ; this encodes MNRKYDILNINKIFEILPHRYPFLLIDRIVHLENFKYLKAIKNCTINEPYFQGHFIKEPIFPGVLIIEAMAQASSILIYKSTGQLNINKLYYFVGIDNARFKNIVIPGDQIIIEITFLQSKRNMFIFKNKATVNKNIICKSKIIFAKKI
- the dnaE gene encoding DNA polymerase III subunit alpha; this encodes MNEPKFVHLNVHSDYSIIDGLSKPEDLIIKASDLNMASIAITDYNNLYGVIKFYKTAHKLGIKPIIGATVKFISNLINNELTTLTILASTQEGYKNLILLISRAYQKGYINNSHVTIEKKWLSELHKGLILLSGGCQGEIGKILIYGKLTLISHCISFYQKYFPDSYYLELLRTNRDNEENYLNLAVDLSLSTGIPVVATNNVCFLNKEDFNIHKIRIAINEGETLQCSKIQNHYSNEQFLKTPQEMCDLFLDVPEALINSVEIAKRCNVFIYSGKYFLPKFFTGNISVENYLVKKSYEGLKKRLSIVNDKKNIQYKDIYIQYKKRLDMELNVINKMGFPSYFLIVMEFVKWAKDNNIPVGPGRGSGAGSLVAYVLNITEVDPLSFDLLFERFLNPERISLPDFDIDFCMEKRDKVIDHVSEIYGRSAVAQIITFGTLTAKAVIRDVGRVLGYPYGFINKLSKLIPLDPGITLNEVFSQGSELSNLYKNNEDVKYLIDSSKKLEGINRNVGKHAGGVVISPTKITDFCPLYCDEKGNNPVTQFDKNDIEHIGLVKFDFLGLRTLTIINHTVQMINIKLNSNKQSIINIDSIPLNDNKCFDLLKKSETTGIFQLESDGMKDLIKRLQPDCFEDIIALVALFRPGPLQSGMVDNFINRKHGREKISYPDEKWQHKLLKPILESTYGIILYQEQVMQIAQVLAGYTLGSADILRRAMSKKNLKDMSKQRVIFEEGSYKNGISKKFSRKIFDILEKFAGYGFNKSHSVAYALVSYQTLWLKTHYPAEFMAAAMTSDMDNTEKIIVLVNESLSMQLKILPPNINVSNYEFYVNNDGHIVYGFGAIKGIGKNSACDIVRERKKNGFFHDFFDFCIRMGANKISRRVLEKLIMSGSYDCLNKNRNYLLKSIDDAIKASKESLKIKSFKQDSLFGLFKNELDQVQKNNCINIHDSKKNNLKNEYQVLGLYLTGHPIHQYLKELKNYINNLTLSKLQFIDKNKMILVVGIIVSINIKITKNKNRVAIIILDDNTSRLEVVIFSNLLNSREYLLKLNNILFVKGMLNVNLIYKNFKMTAYNIMSLDDIREINIHKLTIILNPKKIDDLSLQKLYIFLDQQNRGNVPVFIFYNTKQTFLNIKLNKKWLIKITDSFLNQLKLIPGYEKVKLDYHKNHFL
- a CDS encoding proline--tRNA ligase; the encoded protein is MLTSQYLLFTLKDTPYDAKIISHQLMLRSGMIRKTSSGVYIWLPTGIRVLNKIKKIIKKEMKKINALEISMPIMQSKNLWENSGRLNLFGEELLKFSDRHKNQFILGPTNEEMITYFIGSEINSYKELPLIIYQIQNKFRDEIRPRFGIIRTREFNMKDAYSFHCDQSCLENTYNKFYIAYINIFKKMNLDFCVVKADSGSMGGNISHEFQAFSKNGEDEIVFSKNKSYSSNINMAQSLDTINFFKNPNQYQVDIKNIKNKKSIIFSKKINIPLKNQIKTVLIRIQNQNIQSIIALLIRGDHELNLFKIEKIHTSDKPIILLDEKEIFLLTGLKKKFLGPLGLKFPIIADISVCKMKNFTIGANNNNYFFVNVNWHIDLPMPTIKDIRKVTEDDLSPDGSGYLNIKKSIEIGHIFQIGQKYSKKIQSFVTTKNSKKINTYMGCYGIGINRITAAIIEQNHDNHGIIWPSIIAPFEVVILPINMHQSNKIQEISHILYQDFKKIGIDIILDDRNIRPGVMFHDMDLIGIPHRIIISENLIKNNNVEYSERKHKKNILINLKDIINYIYQKIMQS